From a region of the Candidatus Rhabdochlamydia porcellionis genome:
- the rpsO gene encoding 30S ribosomal protein S15, producing the protein MSLDKGTKEEITKKFQLHEKDTGSADVQIAILSERIAEISEHLKRESKDIVSRLTLMKLVGQRRKLLDYLNSTDTQRYQSLVKRLNLRQKF; encoded by the coding sequence ATGTCTTTAGATAAAGGTACCAAAGAAGAGATCACGAAGAAATTTCAATTGCATGAAAAAGATACTGGATCAGCAGATGTGCAAATTGCTATCCTTTCAGAAAGAATTGCAGAAATTAGTGAACATCTTAAGCGTGAGTCCAAGGATATTGTCTCTAGACTTACCTTAATGAAGCTTGTTGGACAGAGGCGTAAGCTTCTTGACTATCTCAATTCTACTGATACTCAGCGATACCAAAGTTTAGTCAAACGACTAAATTTGCGTCAAAAATTTTAA
- a CDS encoding type B 50S ribosomal protein L31, translating into MKKKGHPLYQEVLFVDSATGFSFVCGSTLQTKERQVYEGKEYPVYRAPITSASHPFFTKDKKLIDSEGRVGRFVNRYAKKVKQKQEENVEIIEAKAGKKTSRKKTKKT; encoded by the coding sequence ATGAAAAAGAAAGGCCACCCTCTTTATCAAGAAGTCTTATTTGTTGATTCTGCAACTGGATTTTCCTTCGTTTGTGGTAGCACTCTGCAGACTAAAGAGAGACAAGTTTATGAAGGAAAGGAATATCCTGTATACAGAGCCCCTATTACATCTGCATCTCATCCATTTTTCACAAAAGACAAAAAATTAATTGATTCTGAAGGAAGAGTAGGTCGATTTGTTAATCGATATGCTAAAAAAGTAAAGCAAAAGCAAGAAGAGAATGTAGAGATCATCGAAGCTAAGGCCGGTAAAAAAACCAGCCGTAAAAAAACAAAAAAAACTTAA
- the tilS gene encoding tRNA lysidine(34) synthetase TilS, which produces MLKVKDPLFKTIKDFLKSKNVSSQPILLAYSGGCDSKALLYLSLECSLLFKFPLYVAHIDHGWREESCKQAKMLQKEVEELGLLFYLKVLHFEDFEKKNLEQQGREKRLQFFKELYKKLDCQALLLAHQAEDQAEVVLKRICEGAHLTSLRGIQSDMRLEEMRIWRPLLSVSKKTLRSWLEKRSLVPIEDPTNENLQFLRARMRKEIFPELSRLFGKEIAGNLCKLGRQAQELDSYFYQKNLMLFTTQKEDYNKVEWDLNPFLPLDKVELYYAVKQWLRMQKVILPSSFMDIIMKFIVKSKIKKELIYKKKLLKIDSGRLILIKNSIKK; this is translated from the coding sequence ATGTTAAAGGTAAAAGACCCGTTGTTTAAAACGATAAAAGATTTTCTAAAATCTAAAAATGTATCTAGTCAGCCCATTTTATTAGCTTATTCAGGAGGATGTGATTCTAAAGCTTTGCTTTACTTGAGCTTAGAGTGTTCTTTATTATTCAAATTTCCTCTCTATGTGGCTCATATTGATCATGGATGGCGAGAAGAGAGCTGCAAACAGGCTAAAATGCTGCAAAAAGAAGTAGAAGAGCTTGGACTGCTCTTTTACTTAAAAGTTTTACATTTTGAAGATTTTGAAAAAAAAAATCTAGAGCAACAAGGTCGAGAAAAAAGATTACAATTTTTTAAAGAACTTTATAAAAAATTAGATTGTCAAGCTCTTTTATTAGCACATCAAGCAGAAGATCAAGCAGAAGTTGTTTTAAAAAGAATCTGCGAAGGAGCACATCTTACGTCACTACGTGGAATACAATCAGATATGAGATTAGAAGAAATGCGTATTTGGCGTCCTCTACTCTCTGTTTCTAAAAAAACCCTTCGTAGCTGGCTAGAAAAAAGATCTCTTGTTCCTATAGAAGATCCTACAAATGAGAACCTTCAATTTTTAAGAGCAAGAATGCGTAAAGAGATCTTTCCGGAGTTAAGTCGCCTTTTTGGTAAGGAAATTGCTGGAAACCTTTGTAAATTAGGAAGGCAAGCACAAGAACTAGATAGCTATTTTTATCAAAAAAATCTTATGTTATTCACAACGCAAAAAGAAGATTATAACAAAGTAGAATGGGATTTAAATCCCTTTCTGCCTTTAGATAAAGTAGAACTCTATTATGCTGTTAAACAATGGTTGCGAATGCAGAAAGTGATATTACCTAGTTCTTTTATGGATATAATTATGAAATTTATAGTAAAAAGTAAAATTAAAAAAGAGCTTATTTATAAGAAAAAACTATTAAAAATTGATTCCGGGCGGCTTATTTTAATAAAAAATAGCATAAAAAAATAA
- the tadA gene encoding tRNA adenosine(34) deaminase TadA — MENDIKFMQEALIEAKKAYKKQEVPVGAVLVLNDRIVARGYNQTEGKSDPTQHAEIICLQKASRKIKNWRLLQTTLYSTLEPCSMCAGALLQARVARLVWGAPDKRCGANGSFVNLFSLKHPFHQIRITAGVLEKECSEIMIHFFKQRRKERDGKCF; from the coding sequence GTGGAAAATGATATTAAATTTATGCAAGAAGCGCTAATAGAAGCGAAAAAAGCTTATAAAAAACAAGAAGTCCCTGTAGGTGCTGTACTTGTATTAAATGACCGAATTGTTGCTCGAGGCTATAATCAGACGGAAGGTAAATCAGATCCAACTCAACATGCAGAAATCATTTGTTTACAAAAAGCTTCAAGAAAGATCAAAAACTGGCGGCTTTTGCAAACTACTCTTTACTCTACTTTAGAACCTTGCTCTATGTGTGCTGGAGCTTTGTTACAAGCTCGTGTTGCTCGTCTTGTGTGGGGAGCCCCTGATAAGCGCTGTGGAGCTAATGGAAGCTTTGTGAACTTATTTTCTTTAAAGCATCCTTTTCACCAAATTAGGATAACCGCTGGCGTTTTGGAGAAAGAATGTTCAGAGATTATGATTCATTTTTTTAAACAGAGGAGGAAGGAAAGAGATGGAAAGTGTTTTTGA
- the ftsH gene encoding ATP-dependent zinc metalloprotease FtsH, with the protein MNNDNLKPESSPKKGLPGGFFILLLAAVLVILTIQNLQDDKSAKVSFSYQVEHLVNLDLIQKDESRKAALNDNLVTFTGRFKDKQSDEAKSHYRYLELLYLNHELSGKKEELASGIGQSKKLVEESADLLLRLSGQPIPKEGYVVIDPIYNTPNENHSVVIKSVSNQGLISLNDLEKTFPLLSRETNPTETATFGKDLLTLIERFRSPALGIGNETMKHQLKELYQEVNQASSLTPQEQISIYRSTLTSLDQLVSELNQEQQNVRLLQLRSVRNYKAQLEEYASVLSLLEKNEAQFEKSRQNVANVTWYFNNQELSTRMLEKQDPEVYAHWFSQAKQEWDNFGVNKGALFKAPDQPRNLVLEKTFKSEEPSPNYFSYILTILPVVLVVAVLYFIFSRQMKGVGTNAMNFGKSPARLLTKDKNKFTFKDVAGCEEAKEELQEIVDFLKEPGKFTALGARIPKGVLMVGAPGTGKTLIAKAVAGEADRPFFFISGSDFVEMFVGVGASRIRDLFDQAKKSAPCIIFIDEIDAVGRHRGSGIGGGHDEREQTLNQLLVEMDGFDTNEGVILIAATNRPDVLDKALLRPGRFDRRIVIDLPDIKGRYEILKVHARKIKLDPAVDLMNIARNTPGSSGADLANILNEAALLSARKGRYAVTAADAAEACDKVRYGKERRSLEISQNEKKTTAYHEAGHTAVALFVKHSDPVDKVTIIPRGLSLGATHFMPKKNKLSYWKKELLDELAVLMGGRIAEEIFIGDISSGAQMDISQATKLARRMVCAWGMNEKLGTVAYDEGSDNGQYIGVSNYHEKSYSEATAEAIDEEVKKILHEANEKATQIISEKRDGLQRLAEALVEYETVSGEEARALIDGTFDIEKKKRSLEEEKQQKKAPPPPQTSSDRAFPISDSPSSQQI; encoded by the coding sequence ATGAATAATGACAATTTAAAACCAGAATCTAGCCCTAAAAAAGGTTTGCCAGGAGGCTTTTTTATTCTGCTACTAGCAGCCGTCTTGGTGATTTTGACCATTCAAAATTTACAGGATGATAAATCTGCTAAAGTTTCTTTTAGTTATCAAGTAGAGCATCTTGTAAATTTGGATCTGATCCAAAAAGACGAGAGCCGTAAAGCAGCATTAAATGATAATTTAGTGACCTTTACTGGCAGGTTTAAGGACAAACAAAGCGATGAAGCAAAGAGCCATTATCGCTACCTTGAACTTCTTTACTTAAATCATGAACTTAGCGGAAAAAAAGAAGAACTTGCTTCTGGGATTGGTCAATCAAAAAAACTGGTGGAAGAATCAGCAGATCTATTACTTCGTTTAAGTGGGCAGCCGATTCCCAAAGAAGGATATGTTGTCATAGACCCTATTTATAATACTCCTAATGAAAACCATAGCGTTGTCATTAAATCTGTTTCCAATCAAGGATTAATCAGTCTTAATGACCTAGAAAAAACATTCCCTTTGCTTTCTCGAGAAACAAACCCCACAGAAACCGCTACTTTTGGTAAGGATTTACTCACCTTGATTGAAAGGTTTCGCTCTCCAGCTCTTGGTATTGGCAATGAAACGATGAAACATCAACTTAAAGAGCTTTATCAAGAAGTGAATCAAGCTTCTTCCTTAACTCCACAAGAGCAGATTTCCATTTATCGAAGCACTCTTACTTCATTAGATCAACTTGTTTCAGAGCTCAATCAAGAACAACAGAATGTACGCCTACTTCAATTAAGAAGTGTACGTAACTATAAGGCTCAATTGGAAGAATATGCAAGCGTGCTTTCTTTGTTAGAGAAAAATGAGGCGCAGTTTGAAAAATCTAGACAAAACGTTGCAAATGTCACTTGGTATTTTAATAACCAAGAATTGTCTACTCGGATGCTAGAAAAACAAGATCCTGAAGTGTACGCTCACTGGTTCTCTCAAGCTAAACAGGAATGGGATAACTTTGGAGTAAATAAAGGAGCTTTATTTAAGGCTCCAGATCAACCTCGTAATCTTGTATTAGAGAAGACCTTTAAAAGCGAAGAGCCCTCTCCTAATTACTTTAGTTATATTTTGACGATTTTACCAGTAGTGCTTGTTGTTGCTGTATTGTATTTTATCTTTTCTCGTCAGATGAAAGGTGTAGGGACAAATGCAATGAATTTTGGGAAATCACCCGCTCGTCTTTTAACTAAAGATAAGAATAAATTTACTTTTAAAGACGTAGCTGGTTGTGAAGAGGCTAAAGAGGAATTGCAAGAAATTGTTGATTTTTTAAAAGAACCTGGCAAATTTACAGCCTTAGGAGCACGTATTCCTAAAGGTGTTTTAATGGTAGGAGCTCCTGGAACGGGAAAAACTTTAATAGCCAAGGCTGTTGCTGGAGAAGCCGATCGTCCTTTTTTCTTTATCTCAGGTTCTGATTTTGTAGAAATGTTTGTCGGTGTAGGAGCAAGTCGGATCCGAGATCTCTTTGATCAAGCTAAAAAGAGTGCTCCTTGTATTATTTTTATCGATGAAATTGATGCTGTGGGACGTCATCGCGGCTCCGGAATTGGCGGTGGGCATGACGAAAGAGAACAAACCCTCAATCAGCTTCTTGTTGAAATGGATGGATTTGATACGAATGAAGGGGTCATTTTAATTGCTGCAACCAATCGCCCCGATGTACTAGATAAAGCACTATTGCGCCCTGGTCGGTTTGATCGAAGGATTGTGATCGATCTTCCCGATATTAAAGGTAGATATGAAATTTTAAAGGTACATGCTCGTAAAATTAAATTGGACCCTGCTGTGGATCTCATGAATATTGCTCGTAATACACCAGGCTCCTCAGGTGCTGATTTAGCAAATATCCTGAATGAAGCAGCTTTGTTGTCAGCACGTAAAGGTCGTTACGCAGTAACAGCGGCTGATGCTGCAGAAGCTTGTGATAAGGTGCGTTATGGAAAAGAGCGCAGAAGTTTAGAAATCTCTCAAAATGAAAAGAAAACTACAGCCTATCATGAAGCAGGACATACTGCAGTTGCTCTTTTTGTCAAACACTCAGATCCTGTGGACAAAGTTACCATTATTCCTAGAGGGTTATCTCTTGGCGCTACGCATTTTATGCCTAAAAAGAATAAACTAAGCTATTGGAAAAAAGAACTTTTGGATGAACTTGCTGTGCTTATGGGAGGGCGGATCGCAGAAGAAATCTTTATTGGAGATATCTCAAGCGGTGCGCAAATGGATATTTCACAAGCTACGAAACTTGCTCGTCGTATGGTGTGTGCATGGGGGATGAATGAAAAATTAGGTACTGTTGCTTATGACGAAGGATCCGATAATGGACAGTATATAGGGGTATCTAACTATCATGAAAAAAGCTATTCTGAAGCAACGGCGGAAGCTATTGATGAAGAAGTTAAAAAGATTCTTCATGAAGCAAATGAAAAGGCAACACAGATTATTTCTGAGAAAAGAGATGGTCTGCAAAGGCTTGCAGAAGCTTTAGTGGAATATGAAACCGTAAGCGGTGAAGAAGCCCGTGCTCTCATCGATGGAACTTTTGACATCGAGAAAAAGAAACGAAGCCTAGAAGAAGAAAAACAACAGAAAAAAGCACCACCACCACCTCAAACATCCTCTGATCGGGCTTTCCCAATTAGCGATAGTCCTTCTTCTCAACAGATTTAA
- the prfA gene encoding peptide chain release factor 1, translating to MQEQMRKLLFRFEQVEELLARADVLSDQKRYQELAQEHSYLSEIKDKWLLCEDLQKQLEESQNLLKEEKDLVFADFIRQEIEELEKKISISTSDLNHLLIPPDPLDSRNVILEMRAGTGGDEAAIFVGDCVRMYKLYADSKGWKHELLSCTSSEMGGFKEYFMVISGHNVYRCLQYEAGTHRVQRVPKTEAQGRVHTSAVTVAILVEPDESEKIVLDEKDLKIDTYRASGAGGQHVNTTDSAVRITHIPTGLVTSCQEERSQHKNKDKAKRLLVAKLAERKRMKAESEMASLRASQVGTGDRSGRIRTYNFPQNRVTDHRIDLTLYKLHLIMEGDLDEIINALITYFYQKKLESVGNQFS from the coding sequence ATGCAAGAGCAGATGCGTAAGCTTCTTTTTCGATTTGAACAAGTAGAAGAATTGCTGGCTCGAGCAGATGTGCTCTCTGATCAAAAACGTTATCAAGAACTCGCTCAAGAACATTCTTATCTATCAGAAATAAAAGATAAATGGCTGCTTTGTGAAGATCTGCAAAAACAATTAGAGGAAAGTCAAAATTTGTTAAAAGAAGAGAAAGATCTTGTTTTTGCAGATTTTATTCGGCAAGAAATAGAGGAATTGGAAAAAAAAATTTCTATTTCTACTTCTGATTTAAACCATTTGTTGATTCCTCCTGATCCTCTTGATAGCCGTAATGTTATTTTAGAAATGCGAGCTGGTACAGGAGGCGATGAAGCAGCTATTTTCGTCGGAGACTGTGTTAGAATGTATAAATTATACGCAGATTCTAAAGGCTGGAAACATGAGCTTTTGTCTTGTACTTCATCTGAGATGGGCGGTTTTAAAGAATATTTTATGGTTATTTCTGGGCATAATGTGTATAGATGTTTGCAGTATGAGGCAGGGACGCATCGTGTTCAGAGAGTTCCTAAAACCGAAGCACAGGGACGAGTGCATACATCAGCGGTTACTGTTGCGATTTTAGTTGAGCCGGACGAGAGTGAAAAAATTGTTTTAGATGAGAAAGATCTTAAAATCGATACATATCGAGCTTCAGGAGCTGGTGGCCAACATGTAAATACCACAGATTCAGCTGTACGCATTACTCATATTCCAACCGGGCTTGTTACTTCTTGTCAAGAAGAGCGCAGTCAGCATAAAAATAAAGATAAAGCAAAGCGTCTTTTAGTTGCTAAACTTGCAGAAAGAAAAAGAATGAAAGCAGAATCGGAAATGGCTTCTCTTCGAGCTTCTCAAGTAGGAACAGGAGATCGTTCAGGAAGGATTCGCACGTACAATTTTCCTCAAAATCGCGTAACTGATCATCGAATTGATTTAACCCTTTACAAACTCCATTTGATTATGGAAGGGGACCTTGATGAGATTATTAATGCTTTGATTACTTATTTTTATCAGAAGAAACTCGAAAGTGTTGGAAATCAATTTTCATGA
- a CDS encoding DNA-3-methyladenine glycosylase I: MLGIDGKKRCFGVSKLYAKYHDNEWGIAVHNDQHLFEMLILEGAQAGLSWETILKRREGYRKAFHRFDPAKVALMSNLELEGLRQNPEIIRNQLKIYAARKNAQVFLKIQKEFGSFDCYVWSFVNNKPIINHWQRLEEIPATTIESNALAKDLKKRGMTFVGSTIIYAFMQAVGLVNDHITECWCHDHS; this comes from the coding sequence ATGCTTGGGATTGATGGAAAAAAGCGCTGTTTTGGGGTTAGTAAGCTTTATGCGAAATATCACGACAACGAATGGGGAATCGCTGTACATAATGATCAACATTTATTTGAAATGCTCATTCTTGAAGGAGCTCAAGCGGGTTTAAGCTGGGAGACCATTTTAAAAAGACGAGAGGGGTATCGAAAAGCTTTTCATCGTTTTGATCCTGCAAAAGTTGCCTTAATGAGCAACTTAGAACTAGAAGGTTTACGCCAAAATCCTGAAATTATTCGTAATCAGTTGAAAATTTATGCGGCACGTAAAAATGCTCAAGTATTCTTAAAGATTCAAAAAGAATTCGGCTCTTTTGATTGCTATGTTTGGAGTTTTGTAAACAATAAACCGATTATCAACCATTGGCAGAGATTAGAAGAAATTCCAGCTACTACCATTGAGAGTAATGCTCTTGCTAAAGACCTAAAAAAACGTGGCATGACATTTGTAGGCTCTACGATTATTTATGCATTTATGCAGGCTGTAGGATTAGTTAACGACCATATCACAGAGTGTTGGTGTCATGATCATAGCTGA
- a CDS encoding aldo/keto reductase has translation MDKKENVPLIGLGTWKLSGKSCISTIKMALELGYRHIDTALIYENHRDIAKAIQGFNREKLFITSKFFLDQKSAEDSCNLVLQELNLDYLDLFLIHWPDREKPMIKILKEMEKLKKQGIVHHIGVSNFTIHHLQDAIDNGVRIDYNQVEFHPYLYQKELWQFCQNHQIGLIAYRPLGKGELVQEKIFKKIGDKYQKTPAQIILKWLIQKEIAVVVKGSSKQHLQENFHVFDFFLHTEDMKKINELNRNQRFCETDYSDFNY, from the coding sequence ATGGATAAAAAAGAAAACGTTCCTTTAATTGGTTTAGGCACATGGAAATTATCGGGTAAGTCTTGTATTTCTACGATAAAAATGGCTTTAGAATTAGGCTATCGTCATATTGACACAGCGCTGATTTATGAAAACCATCGAGATATTGCAAAAGCAATTCAGGGGTTTAATCGGGAAAAATTATTCATTACCTCTAAATTTTTTCTAGATCAAAAGAGTGCTGAAGACAGCTGTAATTTGGTTCTACAAGAGTTAAATTTAGATTATTTGGATTTATTTCTGATTCATTGGCCTGATCGAGAAAAACCGATGATAAAAATTCTAAAAGAGATGGAAAAATTAAAAAAACAAGGTATAGTTCATCATATTGGAGTGAGCAATTTTACTATACATCATCTGCAAGATGCGATAGATAATGGTGTTCGGATTGATTATAACCAAGTGGAGTTTCATCCTTACCTTTATCAAAAAGAGCTGTGGCAATTTTGTCAAAATCACCAAATTGGCTTAATTGCTTACCGCCCTTTGGGTAAGGGAGAGCTTGTTCAAGAGAAAATATTTAAAAAGATAGGGGATAAGTATCAAAAAACACCTGCACAAATCATCTTAAAATGGCTAATTCAAAAGGAAATAGCAGTAGTAGTTAAAGGTTCTTCTAAGCAACATTTACAAGAAAACTTTCATGTATTTGATTTCTTTTTACACACCGAAGATATGAAAAAGATTAATGAATTAAACCGGAATCAACGGTTTTGTGAAACCGATTATTCCGATTTTAATTATTAA
- the pnp gene encoding polyribonucleotide nucleotidyltransferase has protein sequence MQFDHQKITVSIEEGKTITFETGIVARQANGAVVLTCGETVLLSTACQGNVPSAETDFLPLRIDYQEKFSSSGKTLGGFIKREGRPTERETLVCRLIDRPLRPMFEKGYFNEVQVLSYVLSYDGISAPEPLAICAASAALVISDIPLIKPIGAVRVGMIDEKFIINPTVEEQKSSKLDLMLAGTEEAILMIEGYADFLTEEQVLIAVEKGHAAIKTICQTLSKWQIQIGKPKNFGELRFLSTDLIDDMREKISSHLNTALRIKEKSDRESTVKELFTEILAQYASDKDIVYTEVEIKSAFKKIQAELLRKMILDENIRADGRRSDQVRAIDIKPSFLPRTHGSALFTRGETQSLSVCTLGGENMAQRSENLDGELSNRFYLQYFFPPFSVGEVGRLGAPGRREVGHGKLAERSLAKAIPSMDVFPYVIRLESNITESNGSSSMASVCGCCLALMDAGVPIKRPIAGIAMGLILEETRFAILSDILGLEDALGDMDFKIAGDMEGITAFQLDIKVEGITIEVMQAALAQAKQGRLHILHKMLETCPKSKENLSSYAPRIETVMIKPSKIGTLIGPAGKQIRAIIEETGAQIDIDDSGRVSIASTNSESMNRAKEMIHNLTTDVEIGKTYKGKVVSIVNFGAFVEIYGRECLCHISELAYSRVQNVEDVVKLGDTIEVKVLDINDRGQVKLSHKATLPMPYKDAARGG, from the coding sequence ATGCAATTTGACCATCAGAAAATAACTGTCTCTATTGAAGAAGGAAAAACTATAACATTTGAGACGGGCATAGTGGCTCGCCAAGCAAATGGTGCTGTTGTTTTAACTTGCGGAGAAACCGTTTTGTTAAGCACTGCTTGCCAAGGAAATGTCCCTTCTGCAGAAACAGATTTTCTTCCTTTACGCATAGATTATCAGGAAAAGTTTTCTTCTTCAGGAAAAACTTTAGGTGGTTTTATTAAACGTGAAGGGCGGCCTACAGAAAGAGAAACTCTTGTGTGTCGATTAATCGATAGACCTCTAAGGCCTATGTTTGAAAAAGGATACTTTAATGAAGTCCAGGTTCTCTCTTATGTATTATCCTATGATGGAATAAGTGCTCCTGAACCTTTAGCTATTTGTGCGGCTTCAGCAGCACTTGTCATTTCCGATATTCCTTTAATTAAACCCATTGGGGCTGTACGCGTTGGAATGATTGATGAGAAATTTATCATCAATCCAACTGTAGAAGAACAAAAGTCCTCTAAATTGGATTTAATGTTAGCTGGAACAGAAGAGGCCATCTTAATGATTGAAGGATATGCTGATTTTCTTACAGAAGAACAAGTTTTAATAGCTGTAGAAAAAGGACATGCTGCAATTAAAACGATTTGTCAAACTCTAAGCAAATGGCAAATACAGATCGGCAAGCCTAAAAATTTTGGAGAATTAAGATTTTTATCTACAGATTTGATCGACGATATGCGTGAGAAAATAAGCTCTCATCTAAATACTGCACTAAGGATCAAAGAAAAATCAGATAGAGAGTCTACTGTCAAAGAGCTATTTACAGAAATACTTGCTCAATATGCTTCTGATAAAGATATTGTATATACAGAAGTAGAGATTAAAAGTGCATTTAAAAAAATTCAAGCTGAACTTCTGCGTAAAATGATTTTAGATGAAAACATACGTGCTGATGGCAGAAGATCAGACCAAGTTCGCGCTATTGATATTAAACCTTCTTTTTTACCTCGTACACATGGCAGTGCTTTATTTACAAGAGGAGAAACTCAATCTTTATCTGTTTGCACGCTTGGTGGAGAAAACATGGCACAGCGCTCTGAGAATTTAGATGGAGAGCTTTCTAATCGTTTTTATTTACAATATTTCTTTCCTCCTTTTTCAGTTGGCGAAGTAGGGCGCTTAGGAGCTCCTGGAAGACGAGAAGTTGGTCATGGTAAATTAGCAGAACGCTCGTTAGCAAAGGCTATTCCTTCCATGGATGTATTCCCCTATGTTATTCGTTTAGAATCAAACATTACAGAATCCAATGGATCTTCTTCCATGGCATCTGTTTGTGGATGCTGTCTTGCCTTAATGGATGCAGGTGTACCGATTAAAAGACCTATTGCAGGAATTGCCATGGGATTAATCTTAGAAGAAACAAGGTTCGCTATTCTCTCTGATATTCTTGGATTAGAAGATGCTTTAGGCGATATGGACTTCAAAATTGCAGGAGATATGGAAGGAATAACTGCTTTCCAACTCGACATTAAAGTAGAAGGGATTACCATCGAGGTTATGCAAGCAGCTCTAGCTCAAGCTAAGCAAGGAAGACTTCACATTTTACACAAAATGCTTGAAACATGTCCTAAGTCCAAAGAAAACCTTTCCTCCTATGCTCCACGTATCGAAACTGTTATGATTAAACCTTCAAAAATAGGAACATTAATTGGACCAGCAGGTAAGCAAATTCGCGCCATTATTGAAGAAACCGGTGCACAAATCGATATTGATGATAGTGGCCGTGTCAGCATTGCATCCACTAATAGTGAATCGATGAACAGGGCCAAAGAGATGATCCATAATCTAACAACTGATGTAGAGATTGGAAAAACTTATAAAGGGAAAGTGGTATCCATCGTTAATTTTGGTGCTTTTGTAGAAATCTATGGCAGAGAATGTCTATGTCATATCTCTGAGCTCGCTTACAGTAGAGTTCAAAATGTAGAAGATGTAGTAAAACTAGGCGATACCATTGAAGTTAAAGTCTTAGATATTAATGATCGTGGTCAAGTTAAACTCAGCCATAAAGCAACCCTTCCAATGCCCTACAAAGATGCAGCTCGCGGAGGCTAG
- the prmC gene encoding peptide chain release factor N(5)-glutamine methyltransferase: MRSLGEVLQIATQFLQQKEIVQARRSAEDLLAFVLKKSRLDLYLQFDLPLEEKELENFRSLIRRLSLKEPIEYILGQIEFYNCLVSLNPFVLIPRPETEILLDRICREIEQGEKKPQIAWDICTGSGCLGIGLKKRFPFINVTLSDLCPNALHVASLNAKQNQVEVEVLLGDLLKPFEGKKSDLVICNPPYISLSEYETLDLSVRGFEPKQALVAEENGLAFYRLLSQQLPLFLNKGAKVYLEIGTTQGQKVKELFANPPWTRIFIEKDLSSHDRFFFLEFES, encoded by the coding sequence ATGAGATCTTTAGGTGAAGTTTTGCAAATAGCAACGCAATTTTTGCAACAAAAAGAAATTGTACAAGCCAGACGTTCTGCAGAAGACTTACTAGCGTTTGTGTTGAAAAAATCCCGATTAGATCTTTATCTACAATTTGATTTGCCTTTAGAAGAAAAAGAACTTGAGAATTTTCGCTCCTTGATTAGGCGACTATCTTTAAAGGAACCTATAGAGTATATTTTAGGTCAGATTGAGTTTTATAACTGTCTTGTTTCTTTGAATCCTTTTGTTTTGATTCCTCGCCCAGAAACAGAAATTTTATTAGATCGTATTTGCAGAGAAATTGAGCAAGGAGAAAAAAAACCGCAAATTGCCTGGGACATTTGTACTGGATCCGGTTGCTTAGGTATTGGTTTAAAAAAAAGATTTCCGTTTATAAATGTAACTCTTTCCGATCTTTGTCCCAATGCTTTACATGTAGCTTCTTTAAATGCCAAGCAAAATCAAGTAGAAGTAGAGGTTTTATTAGGGGATTTGCTAAAGCCGTTTGAAGGGAAAAAATCAGACCTTGTAATTTGTAATCCTCCCTACATTTCTTTATCTGAATATGAAACATTGGATCTTAGCGTAAGAGGATTTGAACCAAAGCAAGCTCTTGTAGCAGAAGAGAATGGATTAGCTTTTTATCGTCTTTTGAGTCAGCAATTACCCCTATTTTTAAATAAAGGGGCTAAGGTTTATTTAGAAATAGGAACTACTCAGGGGCAAAAAGTAAAGGAATTATTTGCTAATCCACCTTGGACACGGATTTTTATAGAAAAAGACTTGAGTAGTCACGATCGTTTCTTTTTTCTTGAATTTGAATCTTAA